From the Desulfonatronum thiodismutans genome, the window GGAGCATCAGGACCAGTTGCAGACCCTGTACACCGGCGGGACGGTCTTTCACACCTTCTTGGGCGAGGCCGTGGCCGATCCCCAGTCCCTGCGGGCCTTTCTGGTCAAGGCCATGAGCCGGACCAAGCTGCCCTACATCTCCATCACTCCGACCTTTTCCGTGTGCAAGGACCACGGATACCTTCGAGGCGAGCACCCGGAGTGCCCGGAATGCGGCAACCCGGCGGAAGTCTACACCCGGGTCGTGGGCTACTATCGGCCGGTCCAACGCTGGAACCAGGGCAAACAGTCCGAATACGCCCAGCGTCGCGTTTTTGCCGGACTGGGAGGTGAATGCACCGTGAGCTGAGATTCACGGTGAAGGCATGATGTGGTTGCCGCCAACTCGGTCCAAAAGCGACCGTTTCTTTCCGGGGACGGTCGCTGCTACGACTTCCGAAAACCAAAGATGCGTCCCCGGACCATGGACTCCGGGCCGAATTTCTCCCGGATCGCATCCAGGGTCGCGTCAAGGGTTTTGTCCTGGTCAGTCTCGTTTTCGGGGAAAAGAGAACGTTGCCGCCTTGCGCTGGAAAAATTGGACACGCTCAGCCCGATCAGCCGGACTTTCCGGGGAAGCGGCTCCGCGTCCAGCAATTCGGCGGCGGTTTGGAAGATCATCCGCGTGGACGCGGTGGACTCCCGCAGAGTTTTCCCCCGCGAGATCGCCTTGAAGTCGCTGAACTTGATCTTCAGCGTCACGGTACGCCCGGCGTGGCCCTCCCGGCGCAGCCGCCGCCCTACCCGTTCGGCCTGATCCAGCAGCCAGCGCTTGAGTTCCTCCCGGTCGTCGCTGTCCTCGGCAAAGGTGTTTTCCGCGCCTTCGCTTTTGGCCTCGCAGTCCGGGACCACCGGCCTGGGGTCAATCCCCCTGGCCCTGGCATAGAGAACCTCCCCCCACTTTCCGAACCGTTCGCGCCAGAATCGTTCCGGATACCCCGCGACATCGCCGACCCGACGCACTCCGAGCAGCGTGAGCTTCTCCAGAGTTTGCCGTCCGACGCCCGGAATCTTGGACACTGGCAGGGCGTCGAGAAACGCCGGCACGTCGTCCGGCGTGAGGATGAACAGGCCGTCCGGCTTGTTCTGATCCGAGGCGATCTTGGCCAGGAATTTGACCGGTGCCATGCCCACGGAACACGTCAGCCCGGTTTCCGCGACAACGGCTTGCTTCAACGCCGCTCCCAGCCGCCGGGGCGGACCGAAAACGCGTTCCAGGCCGCTGACGTCAAGATAGGCCTCGTCCACCGAGGCCTGTTCCACCAGCGGTGAAAACCGCTCCAAAACGGCCATGACCAGCCGGGAGAGCTGGGCATAGCGCGCCATGCGCACGGGCACGAACACTCCGTTCGGGCAGACTCGTCTGGCCTGAGCAATGGGCATGGCCGAATGCACGCCGAATTTGCGGGCTTCGTAGCTGCAAGCGGAGACCACCCCTCGTTCGGACCCGCCGACGATCACGGCCCTGCCGCGCAGCTCGGGATGGTCCAGTTGCTCCACGGAGGCAAAAAACGCGTCCATGTCCACATGCAGGATCAGGGGGGCAAAGGAGGAGGAAGAAGGGGCGGAACTCATGGCCCGCGATGATTCACGAAGGAGTTGAAACGACGGAACTTCTCTTGGCCGAGCACGGCAAGGGGCTACTCGGCGAAAACGATCTCCAGAACGTTGCTGTCACCCTCCCGACGATATTGCTGGGAAGCGCTCATTTCTTTGGTCAACAGAATGCCCAGCCCGCCCTGAACGCGCTCGTCCATGCCCAGGGTGACATCCGGAGGAGGCTGGGAAAGCGGGTCGAAGGGAGGCCCCTGGTCCGTGAATCGAACCAGAAACCGCCCTTCTTCCGCCCCTGATCCGCACTCCACGGTGACCGTCCCGGTCTGTTTCGGACCGTGGGCGTAGTGAAAAATGTTCAGGAGCACCTCTTCCAAGACCAAATCGATCTTCAGCGCCAAGGCCGGAAACGGTCCGGTGCTTTCGAACCGCTCCAGAACGAAGCTCCGCAAAGGCTCCAGAGAGGATATGTCCGCCGGCATGGTAAGGCCGGCCATATTCTCGTCGCTACTTGGCCGCAAGGGCCGCCTCCAAGGAGTCGTACACCGGGAAAATGGACGCGAAGCCGGAGATGTCGAAGACTTCCTTGACCATGGAACTCATCCCGCCGAAAGCCAACGAGCCTCCCTGGCTTTTCAACTTTTTGCCAACGCCCAGAATGACTCGCAATCCCGCGCTGCTGATGTACTCCAGGCCGGTGAAGTCCACGATCAGCTTGGAATCCCCCTGCTCCATCCAGCGCAGGCATTCCTGCTCAAAAGACGGAGCCGTTACCGCGTCCATCCGGCCCGTCGCCTTGATCGTCACGCCCTGCTCCACCTTGGTACTCGTAAATTCCATGCTGTCACTCCTCTTGTTTTTTTGAGAAATATGGTAACTTCTCAGCACATCTCAGAAAGAGCCTTATTCGGATACAGGATACCCGCCTGCGCGGGAATGACGTATCTTTATCATGCCGTTTCCGAATCAGTCATACCCGCGCAGGCGGGTATCCTGTCAGCTTTAGCACGGATGAGCTGAGGAATTACAAAAATTCGTCAACCAGCCTCTACATCCCCATGAACCGCTGTTTCGTATACCCATCTGGAATGTCGAAACTTCCGGCGGGAGCGGCCATTTTCTTATGCTCCAGAAGTTCTTCCCGGGTCACCACCGTCGCGCCCATGATATTGGCCCTGCTCACGGTCAGTACGGCGACCCCCTGAATTTTCTCCATTTCCCGGAGCAGCTCTTCAAAACCTTGCTGCCCGGCCATCATGGCATGACCGATCTTGTTGTACATGCTCACGTTCACGTCGATCTGATCCGTGGCGCAAATTTCCGAGGCGGTTTGCCCCATGGGCATGTTCAAGGTCAGCTCATAAACCCGACAGGTCCAGTTGTTGACGTTCTTCTCGGTTCCGGTATCCACGACCGAAGCCTTGACCTGCATCATTGCCCCCATCATTTGAGCCATCATTTGGGCCATTTCCTGCCCACCTTCCTGCTCACCCAGCATGCCGGCCATGGCCTCGGACAGGTTCATCGGCACCTCGGTGTAGGTTCGGTCGCCGTGATCCAGCATGTACATAGCCTGCTTGTCGCCATCGAAAATCACCGACGTCCTGTCGGAAGAATTCATCCGGGCCTTGTTGCCGCTCAGCCACGTCTCGACGATTTCCTCGCTGCCCGCCTGTTTTTGCCCCATGATCTCATACGGCTCGCTGACATGGAGAATCTTCAGGTAATCGTCCGCCCAGACCCAGCCTCCCAGAAGCAATACGACCAGAATAGTCGTCAAACAAAACGTCGCTCTTTTCATCGCTGCTCTCCAGTTCTTAAGTTGAAACCGGCCCCAGGCCGGGACGCGTTCGGTCTCCAACGCAAACCGTCGCCACCTCTGTACGAAGCCAAGCGAAAAAAGTCCATATGGTCGGCGATCATCTGCCAAATGTTCAGTCCGCCTCCAGCCGACAGCACTGGCTGTACAGAGCCGCGCAATCGCCCATGTCCGTGATTTGGGGCTCGATGATCGCGTTGGGGCCGTGGCCCAGGCTGACCCAACCGTCGCGACGGAACAGGACGACCAGGGGATGCAGGGATGCATCCAGGCGTATGCGTACGGCCATGCGCCCCAGGGGCGTGGCCAGGAAGATCGGACCGTCCGGGTCCACATCGTCCAGGTCCGGGTTGTCCGGGGAGACCATTACCTCAGGCAGCCCCTGCTGCTCGCTCTCTGGAATCTGGGAATGCATGTAGGAGCCGCGAACCAGGGAGAGCAGGCGTAAAGGGAACTCGGGATCGTCGTCCTGATCGATTTCCAGGGGTTCCGGATCTAGTGCCTCGGGGAATCGATACAACCCGTCAGAATGAGCGAACTTCAGCCCCTCAAAGGCGACTGAAGGATGATCGGCCCATGCGAAACCCTTGGCCCGGAAAGCGTCCAGATCGACGCCCACGGGGCCGAGGCCGACTCGCAGACACTCGTCCGGCTCCGGGAAGCGCACCGACGGGCTCAACCGTGCTCCCAGATCGCGCAGAATGTCGTAATCCGCGCGGCACTCCCCCCGGGGCGGAACCGCCTGACCGGAATAATTCACATAGTGATGCAGACAGGAGCCCACGATCTCCTCGCGCTCCAGCATCAAGGCGGGCGGCAGGATCACGTCCGCGCAGCGAGCCGTGTCCGTCAAAAACGCCTCCACGCAGACCACGAAGGGCCGCTGCAAGGCCTTGGCCATGGCCAGGCTGTCCGGGACCTGATTGACCACATTGTGCCCGTCAACCCAGACGAACTCAACCGGCGGGTCGGCCCATTCCAGTTCCCAGGCCAAGGAGGGCAACGGAAAGGAGCGTCTGGAGGTTGTCACGGGTCGCCCCGGTGAATCCGCCCGCCACGAGCCCAGATTGCGGCCCGAGGCAATGTTGAAGTACGAGCCTCCTCCGACGCGACCGATATTGCCCGACAGCAAGGCCAGGGCATTGATGAATCGCACGTTCTGGCCGCCGTACAAATACCGCTGCACGCCCCAGCCGATCAGCGTGGCCGTGGGGCCGACGGCGTAATCGGAAGTGGCCCCGGGCAAGGGCGCATACCACTCCAGCAATTCCTCCGCGTGACTCCGCTCCACGTCGCAGCGAAGCAGCAGATCTTCGGAATTATGACTCATTATCAGCGTTCGAAACGCCTCCCAACCGGCACAACCTCGAACGACGTCCGGAGAAATCCCGTCCAGCTCCATAAGCCGACGAATCAGCCAGGCCGCCAAAAAACGGTCCGTACCGGGACGAATGCGGAACACCCGGTCGGACCATCCTTCGCTTCCATCACCGCCTGGAGAGATGGTCAGCACCCTGGTTCCTCTTTTGCGCGCCTCGCGGACCAAAAGGCCGGTATGCGGGGAGGAGCGCACCAGGTCCTTGCCCCAATTCACGATCCGGGCCGCATTGAGCAAATCCGATGGATCGTTATGCTCCAACGCCCCGAAGTCACGGATGCATGCCTCAATGCCCGCATCGTCGCACAGGGAGCCGTGGATGGTGGAGGAGCCGAGGGCCGAGAAAAGGTTCAGGCTGGCCTGAGCCAAGACCCCGCGATACCCGTGGCCACGCACGTGCAGCACGGCCTCGGGCCGGTCCGCCAAGGCGTTCAGCTTGTCGACGATCACGTCCAAGGCCGTATCCCAGGAAGCCACCTCAAACCCCTCCTGGGCCAAACCGTCGGTTTTCCCGCGACGCAGTCCACGCTTGGGCTTCATGCGCACCAAGGGCCGGGTGATGCGTTCCGGGGCGTCCAGTCGATCAAAACAACGAGCGCCTTTCCGGCAAATGAACCCATTGGTGAACGGATGCGCCGGATTTGCCCGGAGCGTTCGAGCCCGGAAATCGACCAGAAACGAACAGGCGTCCGGACAGTCCAGGATACAGGCGGAAATCCGTGATGTCTCACCGTCGTTCTTCAACATTTCCATGCTCCTCATGACCGTCCTTGCTTCCGCGATCTTCGGTCGCTTTTTGTACTTGCAAACCGTGTCATTCCGACGGCATCCACTATATTTCGCCACCATGGGCGCGGTCAATAATCCACGTTTAGCTGAGTGTTGAATAAGTCCTTATCCGGCAGTCCGTTCAAAAACCCCAAGTGCAAGGAGCAAAAAAAGTTCAAGGTCGAAGCGTATTTATTCATACGTGAGAGTTTGAACTTTTTGCGGCGACGCAGCAATTGGGAGTTTTTCAACGGACTGTTCGGAATGTGTCAATGAAAGTGAGACAGCCAGGTCCATAAAATTAGTGTAGCGTTTTCATCATGGTTGGAGGGTTGATCCAGACCGCTTCTTGGGGCCGGAGGATTTTGGGCAGTTCAGGGTGACGGCCATTCCATCTGATGGGATTAGCAAGGAAAGCTTGTGTCATGGCGTTTGACCGGGTTTCCAGGATTTGTGGGACGATGCCGTAATGAACCTGCTCGGGCGTCATGAATCCGATACCGCTGTGCCGATGCTCCTCGTTATACCAAGGGAAAAAGGTTCTACCGTAGGCCAAAGCGTCTTCTTGTGAACCAAAGTTTCCAGGGAAACAGGGATGATATTTCAAGGTTTTGAACTGAGATTCCGAGAATGGGTTGTCATTGCTCGTATAAGGCCTGCTATGGGTTTTCGTGATGCCCAGATCAGCCAAGAGTTGGGCAACGGTTTTTGAGCGCATGCTGGGGCCGCGATCGGCATGGATGGTCAACTGACCTTGGGCGATATTCTGCTTTTCGCAGGATTCCTCGATCAAGCGCTTGGCCAGGCTTTGTGATTCTCGAGAGGCAATCATCCACCCGGTAACGTACCGGCTGTAGATGTCCATGATCACGTAGAGATAGAAATAGTTCCATTTTCGTGGCCCCTTGAGTTTGGTGATATCCCAGGACCAAACTTGATTGGGAGCCGTGG encodes:
- a CDS encoding STAS domain-containing protein, with translation MEFTSTKVEQGVTIKATGRMDAVTAPSFEQECLRWMEQGDSKLIVDFTGLEYISSAGLRVILGVGKKLKSQGGSLAFGGMSSMVKEVFDISGFASIFPVYDSLEAALAAK
- a CDS encoding DNA polymerase IV; protein product: MSSAPSSSSFAPLILHVDMDAFFASVEQLDHPELRGRAVIVGGSERGVVSACSYEARKFGVHSAMPIAQARRVCPNGVFVPVRMARYAQLSRLVMAVLERFSPLVEQASVDEAYLDVSGLERVFGPPRRLGAALKQAVVAETGLTCSVGMAPVKFLAKIASDQNKPDGLFILTPDDVPAFLDALPVSKIPGVGRQTLEKLTLLGVRRVGDVAGYPERFWRERFGKWGEVLYARARGIDPRPVVPDCEAKSEGAENTFAEDSDDREELKRWLLDQAERVGRRLRREGHAGRTVTLKIKFSDFKAISRGKTLRESTASTRMIFQTAAELLDAEPLPRKVRLIGLSVSNFSSARRQRSLFPENETDQDKTLDATLDAIREKFGPESMVRGRIFGFRKS
- a CDS encoding ATP-binding protein — encoded protein: MRPSSDENMAGLTMPADISSLEPLRSFVLERFESTGPFPALALKIDLVLEEVLLNIFHYAHGPKQTGTVTVECGSGAEEGRFLVRFTDQGPPFDPLSQPPPDVTLGMDERVQGGLGILLTKEMSASQQYRREGDSNVLEIVFAE
- a CDS encoding molybdopterin-dependent oxidoreductase; protein product: MLKNDGETSRISACILDCPDACSFLVDFRARTLRANPAHPFTNGFICRKGARCFDRLDAPERITRPLVRMKPKRGLRRGKTDGLAQEGFEVASWDTALDVIVDKLNALADRPEAVLHVRGHGYRGVLAQASLNLFSALGSSTIHGSLCDDAGIEACIRDFGALEHNDPSDLLNAARIVNWGKDLVRSSPHTGLLVREARKRGTRVLTISPGGDGSEGWSDRVFRIRPGTDRFLAAWLIRRLMELDGISPDVVRGCAGWEAFRTLIMSHNSEDLLLRCDVERSHAEELLEWYAPLPGATSDYAVGPTATLIGWGVQRYLYGGQNVRFINALALLSGNIGRVGGGSYFNIASGRNLGSWRADSPGRPVTTSRRSFPLPSLAWELEWADPPVEFVWVDGHNVVNQVPDSLAMAKALQRPFVVCVEAFLTDTARCADVILPPALMLEREEIVGSCLHHYVNYSGQAVPPRGECRADYDILRDLGARLSPSVRFPEPDECLRVGLGPVGVDLDAFRAKGFAWADHPSVAFEGLKFAHSDGLYRFPEALDPEPLEIDQDDDPEFPLRLLSLVRGSYMHSQIPESEQQGLPEVMVSPDNPDLDDVDPDGPIFLATPLGRMAVRIRLDASLHPLVVLFRRDGWVSLGHGPNAIIEPQITDMGDCAALYSQCCRLEAD
- a CDS encoding IS3 family transposase; the protein is LSADERATVLEILHSQRFQDSTPHEIYASLLDEGRMLCSISTMYRLLRQEGENQGRRRQTARTHYEKPELLATAPNQVWSWDITKLKGPRKWNYFYLYVIMDIYSRYVTGWMIASRESQSLAKRLIEESCEKQNIAQGQLTIHADRGPSMRSKTVAQLLADLGITKTHSRPYTSNDNPFSESQFKTLKYHPCFPGNFGSQEDALAYGRTFFPWYNEEHRHSGIGFMTPEQVHYGIVPQILETRSNAMTQAFLANPIRWNGRHPELPKILRPQEAVWINPPTMMKTLH
- a CDS encoding DUF4412 domain-containing protein; translated protein: MKRATFCLTTILVVLLLGGWVWADDYLKILHVSEPYEIMGQKQAGSEEIVETWLSGNKARMNSSDRTSVIFDGDKQAMYMLDHGDRTYTEVPMNLSEAMAGMLGEQEGGQEMAQMMAQMMGAMMQVKASVVDTGTEKNVNNWTCRVYELTLNMPMGQTASEICATDQIDVNVSMYNKIGHAMMAGQQGFEELLREMEKIQGVAVLTVSRANIMGATVVTREELLEHKKMAAPAGSFDIPDGYTKQRFMGM